The following are from one region of the Stanieria cyanosphaera PCC 7437 genome:
- a CDS encoding tetratricopeptide repeat protein: MKRKHSNLVSLTSSTTMMLTAFLLSVGTANAKEFYAATSQPILAQTTTETPTTPNSEIQQQIQAEANRIFNRTLTQFNLVILVSLAVLLTGVLASLWLLRRSVAREVAHLVSKNLQELTTAKQQLQQVTEQVQAILQSNIELNQKIAQQTEVFYQELNGKKADVSKLLSELAQLQQQSITTIKNQTKEGQQNLAKFTNQYSEEIEELTIQAKQKQNQVIQNLQQLSQEFPGRLEAIALTVTQHKDSIVEQLNQSNQQFDRLLNQLQTEAEQQQTSHYQNFEQLTAEFNTLLTKLKNEIEQQKTSSSDDLEQLTIEFKALLTKLQTEVEQRQTSHYQNLEQLTAEFTPQLDQLKQQLQQQKDTIAQNWQQAERKVIQKLMNIQTEVQKEKDTLVANLNLLSSQFQPQLNQIQTEINHQKQEFLTTFQKSASDLNEELAKIKVTATKRQENWGQGLQQLESQLTEKLTQIYQEIEQKAQQQKDLYLQQLNQLTTELTTQLTQAQTVSQEQIKQIEANVKQLETQFKQQLNQKRSQLEDQSSQTQQNWLQLQQEILTQFSQLQAQLQQRQEQTISTFKQLETDFAQQLSQLESNATTQKEQILQQLAKITPSEIAEQAVAELKNNLQTLNKQLETAKINQPQLFFDPAELIQQGNDLLAAGKAEDAIALYDKILEIQPNYEQAWYQRGLALKELQRYEGAIAAFNNTIKNNPNNTDAWLQKGISFSRLKRYEDAVIAYDKVIELKPDYHQAWVDKGVALGMLLQNEPAFQAFDRAVQIQPEDAVAWMNRGMALDMLERYQDAIASYDKALELQPELIKAWQYRGKSLRQLEQYEEAINSCDRAIAIKSDYAIAYYLKATCYALQSQAELAVENLKQAITLDPKYRNEARIDLSFDGIAQNDLFWELIEGKEVD, from the coding sequence ATGAAACGCAAACATTCCAATCTAGTTTCTTTAACGTCATCAACTACCATGATGTTAACAGCTTTTCTGTTATCTGTTGGTACGGCTAATGCAAAAGAGTTTTATGCAGCTACTTCTCAACCAATTTTGGCACAAACTACTACCGAAACACCAACTACACCAAACTCAGAAATTCAGCAACAAATTCAAGCAGAAGCTAATCGGATTTTTAACCGAACTCTTACTCAGTTTAATTTAGTTATTTTAGTATCTTTAGCGGTTTTATTAACAGGTGTCTTAGCTTCTTTATGGTTACTGCGAAGATCTGTTGCTCGGGAAGTTGCTCATCTAGTTAGTAAAAATCTTCAAGAATTAACTACTGCTAAACAACAACTTCAACAAGTTACAGAGCAAGTTCAAGCAATCTTACAAAGTAATATAGAATTAAATCAAAAAATTGCCCAACAAACAGAGGTTTTTTACCAAGAATTAAACGGAAAAAAAGCGGATGTATCAAAACTTTTATCGGAATTAGCTCAACTGCAACAACAAAGTATTACAACGATCAAAAATCAAACTAAAGAAGGGCAACAAAATCTCGCCAAATTTACGAATCAGTATAGTGAAGAAATTGAAGAATTAACTATTCAGGCAAAACAAAAACAAAATCAAGTTATTCAAAATCTTCAACAACTAAGTCAAGAATTTCCTGGTCGACTTGAGGCGATCGCTTTAACAGTTACTCAACATAAAGATTCAATTGTAGAACAACTTAATCAATCTAATCAACAATTTGATCGACTACTAAATCAACTTCAAACTGAAGCTGAACAACAGCAAACCTCTCATTATCAAAATTTCGAACAATTAACTGCTGAATTTAATACTTTACTTACTAAGCTCAAAAACGAAATTGAACAACAAAAAACTTCTTCTTCTGATGATTTAGAACAATTAACTATTGAATTCAAAGCTTTATTAACCAAACTGCAAACTGAAGTCGAACAACGACAAACCTCTCATTATCAAAATTTAGAACAATTAACTGCTGAATTTACTCCTCAATTAGATCAACTGAAACAACAACTACAACAACAAAAAGATACAATCGCTCAAAACTGGCAACAGGCAGAGCGCAAAGTTATTCAAAAGTTAATGAATATTCAAACAGAAGTTCAAAAAGAAAAAGATACCCTTGTTGCTAATCTAAATCTATTAAGTTCTCAATTTCAACCTCAACTGAATCAAATTCAGACAGAAATTAATCATCAAAAACAGGAATTCTTAACAACTTTTCAAAAATCCGCTTCTGATTTAAATGAAGAGTTAGCAAAAATTAAAGTTACTGCTACCAAACGTCAAGAAAATTGGGGTCAAGGTTTACAACAATTAGAATCACAGTTAACAGAAAAACTAACTCAAATTTATCAAGAAATCGAACAAAAAGCTCAACAACAAAAAGATTTATATTTACAACAATTAAATCAGTTAACTACAGAACTTACCACTCAATTAACTCAAGCTCAAACTGTTAGTCAAGAACAAATTAAACAAATTGAAGCAAACGTTAAACAATTAGAAACTCAATTTAAACAACAGTTAAATCAAAAGCGATCGCAATTGGAAGATCAATCGAGTCAAACTCAACAAAATTGGTTACAATTACAACAAGAAATTCTCACTCAATTTTCCCAACTCCAAGCACAATTACAACAACGTCAAGAACAAACTATTTCTACTTTTAAACAATTAGAAACCGACTTTGCTCAACAATTAAGTCAGTTAGAAAGTAACGCCACTACTCAAAAAGAGCAAATCTTACAACAATTAGCTAAAATTACTCCATCAGAAATCGCCGAACAAGCTGTTGCCGAACTAAAAAATAACTTACAAACTCTCAACAAACAATTAGAAACTGCCAAAATTAATCAACCTCAATTATTCTTTGATCCTGCCGAATTAATTCAACAAGGTAATGATTTATTAGCAGCAGGAAAAGCCGAAGACGCGATCGCTCTTTATGATAAAATCCTAGAAATACAACCAAATTATGAGCAAGCTTGGTATCAAAGAGGTTTAGCCCTCAAAGAATTACAACGATATGAAGGCGCGATCGCAGCATTTAATAATACAATTAAAAATAATCCTAACAATACAGACGCTTGGTTACAAAAAGGAATTAGTTTTAGCAGACTAAAACGCTATGAAGATGCAGTAATTGCCTACGATAAAGTAATCGAACTAAAACCAGATTATCATCAAGCTTGGGTAGACAAAGGTGTCGCCTTGGGAATGTTACTGCAAAACGAACCAGCTTTTCAAGCCTTTGATCGTGCCGTACAAATTCAACCAGAAGATGCTGTCGCTTGGATGAATCGGGGTATGGCATTAGATATGTTAGAAAGATATCAAGATGCCATTGCTTCCTACGACAAAGCACTAGAATTACAACCAGAATTAATCAAAGCTTGGCAATATCGAGGAAAAAGCTTACGTCAGTTAGAACAATACGAAGAAGCCATTAACAGTTGCGATCGCGCTATTGCCATCAAATCAGATTATGCGATCGCTTATTATCTTAAAGCTACCTGTTATGCTTTGCAAAGTCAAGCCGAATTAGCGGTAGAAAATCTCAAACAAGCAATTACCCTCGATCCTAAATATCGTAACGAAGCCAGAATCGATCTTAGCTTTGATGGCATCGCTCAAAACGATCTTTTCTGGGAATTAATTGAAGGAAAAGAGGTTGATTAA
- a CDS encoding PFE-CTERM domain-containing protein, with protein sequence MFSPYYSRLLFGSSLTVLSLQSLVGQIQKAEAININFDYTYDDNSFFSGTNYGRRNILDQAASYFENYINDSLPALQPSSGEIFGIAFTDPSDTTTNISLTNRTIAQNEILIFVGSDELNSNTLGLGTNGGHSIGYYPNGSLHLAYEARKTEASLWGGSISFDLEYNASTSPNGTKWHFGSDQTGLDNDEADFVSVAIHEIAHVMGFGTSSNWNSIVSGTNFTGSKSQQIHNGLVPLNGGHWHDSVTIDGLETAMDTTITSGTRKLMTRLDYAGMEDIGWDVDSEVYTIPFEFSPSLGICAVGIIFGTKKAWSVWKNQKP encoded by the coding sequence ATGTTTTCTCCTTACTATTCACGTCTCTTATTCGGTTCAAGTTTGACTGTGTTGTCATTACAATCATTGGTTGGACAAATTCAAAAGGCTGAAGCGATTAATATTAATTTTGATTATACTTACGATGATAATAGCTTTTTTAGTGGTACAAACTATGGTCGGCGAAACATTCTCGATCAAGCTGCTAGTTATTTTGAAAATTATATTAATGATAGCTTACCAGCACTTCAGCCAAGCTCAGGAGAAATTTTCGGCATTGCATTTACAGATCCGAGCGATACAACCACCAACATATCATTAACTAATCGAACAATTGCTCAAAATGAAATTCTGATTTTTGTCGGTTCCGATGAACTAAATTCTAACACTTTGGGACTTGGAACAAACGGTGGTCATTCGATTGGATATTATCCGAATGGTAGCTTACATCTAGCATACGAAGCTAGAAAAACAGAAGCTTCTTTATGGGGAGGCTCAATTTCATTCGATCTAGAATACAATGCTAGTACTTCACCCAATGGAACAAAATGGCACTTTGGCTCAGATCAAACTGGATTAGACAATGATGAAGCCGATTTTGTATCTGTAGCTATTCATGAAATTGCCCATGTGATGGGTTTTGGAACGAGTAGTAATTGGAATAGTATAGTATCAGGAACGAATTTTACTGGTAGTAAATCTCAACAAATACATAATGGTTTAGTTCCTTTAAATGGTGGACATTGGCATGATAGTGTCACAATTGATGGTTTAGAAACTGCAATGGATACAACCATTACGAGTGGAACTCGCAAACTAATGACAAGACTTGATTATGCTGGAATGGAAGATATCGGTTGGGATGTAGATAGTGAAGTTTATACTATACCCTTTGAATTTTCTCCTAGTCTTGGTATTTGCGCAGTAGGAATAATATTCGGCACTAAAAAAGCTTGGAGTGTTTGGAAAAACCAAAAACCTTAA
- a CDS encoding NAD(P)H dehydrogenase subunit NdhS: MAIILPGTTVKVINPDDTYYKFQGLVQRIDDNRVAVLFEGGNWDKLITFKLSELEAVDLSKGKKK; the protein is encoded by the coding sequence ATGGCAATTATTCTTCCTGGTACAACAGTTAAAGTGATTAACCCTGATGATACCTATTACAAATTTCAAGGATTGGTACAAAGGATTGATGATAATCGTGTTGCAGTGTTATTTGAAGGAGGAAACTGGGATAAGCTAATTACCTTTAAACTGTCTGAGTTAGAAGCAGTCGATTTAAGCAAAGGTAAGAAAAAATAA
- a CDS encoding HAS-barrel domain-containing protein, with amino-acid sequence MRLPLPQFAVDNRHPHHIAEVIETATTQFLAQCLEPDDLNFPKMPPFGSWVKSIDEESGNKIYAVVTYVTTTPIDSIHRARALGLSLAELREQQPQIFAMLKTEFKAAIVGFEMPSVSGNGNSHQLGHSYQYLPPRPPQIHQSVYHCEAVEVINFTEKLDFLRTLLQVKDVPVESLVAASIREVYRLRQANRDWLVQVGRNLSILLKDDYDRLRYILSQIHW; translated from the coding sequence ATGCGTCTTCCCTTACCTCAATTTGCTGTTGATAATCGCCATCCGCACCATATTGCTGAAGTAATTGAAACAGCAACTACACAATTTTTAGCTCAATGTTTAGAACCAGACGATTTAAATTTTCCCAAAATGCCTCCTTTTGGCAGTTGGGTTAAGTCTATTGATGAAGAATCTGGTAATAAAATCTATGCGGTTGTTACCTATGTAACTACTACACCGATTGATAGTATTCATCGTGCTAGAGCTTTGGGTTTGAGTTTAGCAGAATTACGAGAACAACAGCCTCAAATCTTTGCTATGCTCAAAACAGAATTTAAAGCTGCGATCGTGGGATTTGAAATGCCTTCTGTTTCGGGAAATGGCAATAGTCATCAATTAGGTCACTCTTATCAATATTTACCACCTCGTCCTCCTCAAATTCATCAAAGTGTCTATCATTGTGAGGCAGTAGAAGTAATTAATTTTACCGAAAAACTAGATTTTTTAAGAACACTACTTCAAGTCAAAGATGTACCAGTAGAATCTTTAGTAGCAGCTTCGATTAGAGAAGTATATCGCTTACGTCAGGCAAATCGAGATTGGTTAGTTCAAGTAGGAAGAAATCTGAGTATTCTATTAAAAGATGATTACGATCGCTTGCGTTATATTCTCAGTCAAATTCATTGGTAA
- a CDS encoding transglutaminase domain-containing protein: MILNSANSLPFDGKTIRPIAACSIYGIAFYEDLLWAIDSRNGYLLKIDPHTDNTIIVNSQNWSNFIGATGLAIADNLLWFTTEDSIYYCDLADPQLNPELFVRLSYRADGIAVWQSTIYVTCQKTGEILIYNRETKEKITHLYSPGIGIENIAVRDEEIWLTDDLEQTVYCLERATGKTIFSVLTPFEAPTGLAFYLDPATGKQTLYVAYADREIYIRDNPNANPNYELQYRDRTFIHPLYFHYDPEKRYSLSNGYLVEMSYAEEMSPLDPIELKDVEWRIALPAETDRQKIRKIEPIGLPFTEEIQDGQRIAVFKFDVLKSEDRYVFGWKATLEVWSIKYQIKPRDCEKLPELENEFRQKYLVDDDDLAMDTEIIRRAAEDAIGRETNILRKIYSIRNYVYDKLSYGIKPHIDPPHIVLKRGVGSCGEYLGLLLALCRLNNIACRTVGRYKCPPYPHQKGIPLLPDYNHVWMEFYLPGIGWLPMESNPDDIFEGGPYPTRFFMGLAWYHAEMSKGVPFEVLKSEGVVVNKEQVSIGELAINHVRFTILAELSPD, translated from the coding sequence ATGATCCTTAACTCAGCGAATTCACTTCCTTTTGACGGCAAAACTATTAGACCAATTGCAGCTTGCTCGATTTATGGCATTGCTTTTTATGAAGATTTGTTATGGGCAATTGATTCTAGAAATGGCTATTTATTAAAAATCGATCCTCACACCGATAACACTATCATTGTCAATTCTCAAAACTGGTCAAACTTTATTGGTGCAACGGGACTAGCAATTGCAGACAATCTTCTCTGGTTTACCACCGAGGATAGTATTTATTATTGTGACTTAGCAGATCCTCAATTAAATCCAGAATTATTTGTCAGACTATCTTATCGCGCCGATGGCATAGCAGTTTGGCAGTCAACTATTTATGTCACTTGCCAAAAAACAGGAGAAATTCTGATCTACAATCGCGAAACCAAAGAAAAAATTACTCATCTTTATAGTCCAGGCATTGGCATCGAAAATATTGCCGTGAGAGACGAAGAAATTTGGTTGACTGACGATTTAGAACAAACAGTTTATTGTTTAGAACGAGCTACGGGAAAAACAATTTTTAGTGTTTTAACTCCCTTTGAAGCTCCCACAGGACTAGCTTTTTATCTCGATCCTGCCACAGGAAAGCAGACTCTCTACGTTGCCTATGCTGACCGAGAAATTTATATTCGGGATAATCCCAATGCTAATCCTAATTATGAATTACAATATCGCGATCGCACTTTTATTCATCCACTTTATTTCCACTACGACCCAGAAAAGCGTTACTCTCTTTCTAATGGTTATTTGGTCGAGATGTCTTATGCCGAGGAAATGTCTCCCCTCGATCCGATTGAATTAAAAGACGTAGAGTGGCGCATTGCTTTACCAGCAGAAACTGACCGACAAAAAATTAGGAAAATTGAACCAATTGGGTTACCTTTTACCGAAGAAATTCAGGATGGACAAAGAATAGCTGTGTTTAAGTTTGATGTCCTCAAATCAGAAGACCGCTATGTTTTTGGTTGGAAAGCGACGTTAGAAGTTTGGAGTATTAAATATCAGATTAAACCGCGAGATTGTGAGAAATTACCCGAACTAGAGAACGAATTTCGTCAAAAATACTTAGTAGATGACGACGATTTAGCAATGGATACAGAAATTATTCGTCGTGCTGCCGAAGATGCCATTGGCAGAGAAACCAATATTCTTAGAAAGATATACAGTATTCGTAACTATGTCTACGACAAATTATCTTACGGAATTAAACCTCATATTGATCCACCCCATATTGTTCTCAAACGTGGTGTTGGTTCCTGTGGCGAATATTTAGGATTACTGTTAGCTTTATGTCGTCTCAATAACATTGCTTGTCGAACAGTTGGACGTTATAAATGTCCGCCTTATCCTCACCAAAAAGGAATTCCTCTTCTACCAGATTACAATCATGTCTGGATGGAGTTTTATTTACCTGGGATAGGTTGGTTACCGATGGAATCTAATCCCGATGATATCTTTGAAGGTGGTCCCTATCCAACTCGCTTTTTTATGGGACTAGCTTGGTATCATGCAGAAATGTCTAAGGGTGTACCTTTTGAAGTTCTGAAAAGTGAAGGAGTTGTAGTTAATAAAGAACAAGTTTCTATTGGTGAATTGGCAATTAACCACGTGCGTTTTACTATTTTGGCAGAGTTATCACCCGATTAA
- a CDS encoding cation-translocating P-type ATPase: MPETQLPWHTQSIDFTLRKLNTNPEIGLTNAEAEQRLSHYGKNEIQEEAGRSSWQILLDQFQDIMLLMLIGVAIVSGILDLINIRGNNLSAEEIPFKDTIAILAIVILNGLLGYLQESRAEKALAALKNLSSPKIQVLRNGQRIEVDAPNLVPGDIIFLEAGDQLCADGRIIEASNLQIRESALTGEANAVNKYPLAEGLAEETVLGDRVNQVFTGTEVLQGRGKAVVVKTGMETELGKIAQMLQSVENEPTPLQKRMDQLGQVLVTSSLVLVAVVILIGVLQTGWSRIQELVEVSLSMAVAVVPEGLPAVITVTLALGTQRMVKRKALIRKLPAVETLGSVNTICSDKTGTLTQNKMVVQQVEAVQHSWFITGEGYQPTGNFLNLQQQTIQASDYPELQTLLTACVLCNDATLSQNDQGQWQILGDPTEGALLSLAGKAGFNQQTLNSRIQRVTEFPFSSERKRMSVVCRNSELVMYTKGSPELILERCQFYHQGNEILPLTVQERNQILQTNNQMAANALRVLGFAYKPLTEIPAAEEEEHTEQNLIWLGLVGMLDAPRLEAQEAVAKCLQAGIRPVMITGDHQLTANAIAQQLGIAKPGNHILSGQQLEHLSQPELEQEVEQVNIYARVSPEHKLRIVQALQKQGKFVAMTGDGVNDAPALKQADIGIAMGITGTDVSKEASDMVLLDDNFATIVAATEEGRVVYSNIRRFIKYILGSNIGEVIVIATAPIIGLSGVPLSPLQILWMNLVTDGLPALALAVEPAEPNIMKRPPFSPKESIFARGLGAYIVRIGIIFSIITITLMVWAYNSGQESGNPNAWKTMVFTTLCLAQMGHALAVRSHERLTIEINPFSNPYLLASVVVTTLLQLMLIYLEPLRKFFNTELLTAQQLFICLGFSSLIFVWVEFEKLFMRWFKK, from the coding sequence ATGCCTGAAACTCAACTGCCTTGGCATACTCAATCAATAGATTTTACCTTAAGAAAACTTAATACTAATCCTGAAATTGGTTTAACTAACGCAGAAGCAGAACAACGACTCAGCCATTATGGTAAAAACGAAATTCAAGAAGAGGCTGGTAGAAGTAGTTGGCAAATTTTACTCGACCAGTTTCAAGATATCATGCTCCTGATGTTGATTGGAGTAGCAATTGTTTCGGGAATTTTAGATTTAATTAATATACGAGGAAATAATTTATCGGCAGAAGAAATTCCTTTTAAAGATACGATCGCAATTTTAGCAATTGTCATTTTAAATGGGTTGTTGGGCTATTTGCAAGAAAGTCGTGCTGAAAAAGCTTTAGCTGCCCTAAAGAATTTATCTTCTCCTAAAATTCAAGTCTTACGAAATGGTCAAAGAATTGAAGTAGATGCACCTAATCTCGTACCAGGAGATATTATTTTTCTTGAAGCAGGTGATCAACTTTGTGCTGATGGACGAATCATTGAAGCTTCTAATCTTCAAATTAGAGAATCTGCCCTCACTGGAGAAGCAAATGCTGTGAATAAATACCCTCTGGCAGAAGGTTTAGCTGAAGAGACGGTGTTGGGCGATCGCGTTAATCAAGTTTTTACTGGTACAGAAGTATTACAAGGGAGAGGCAAAGCAGTTGTTGTCAAAACGGGTATGGAGACGGAATTGGGTAAAATTGCCCAGATGCTGCAATCGGTAGAAAATGAACCGACTCCTTTACAAAAGAGAATGGATCAATTAGGACAGGTTTTAGTTACCTCTTCGCTGGTGTTGGTTGCAGTAGTAATTTTGATTGGAGTTTTACAAACAGGTTGGAGTCGAATTCAAGAATTAGTTGAAGTTTCTTTGTCAATGGCAGTAGCGGTAGTTCCAGAAGGTTTGCCTGCCGTGATTACAGTTACGTTGGCGTTGGGTACACAACGAATGGTTAAACGCAAGGCGTTGATCCGTAAATTACCTGCCGTAGAAACTCTTGGTTCAGTAAATACTATTTGTTCGGATAAAACTGGAACACTAACACAAAATAAAATGGTTGTTCAGCAAGTAGAAGCTGTTCAACATTCTTGGTTCATTACAGGGGAAGGTTATCAACCCACAGGAAATTTTCTCAATTTACAGCAACAAACAATTCAAGCTTCAGATTATCCTGAACTACAAACCTTATTAACTGCTTGTGTTCTTTGTAACGATGCAACTTTATCTCAAAACGACCAAGGACAATGGCAAATTTTAGGAGATCCAACCGAAGGCGCATTACTATCCTTGGCAGGAAAAGCAGGTTTCAATCAACAAACTTTAAATAGCAGAATTCAACGAGTAACAGAGTTTCCTTTTTCTTCAGAACGCAAACGCATGAGTGTGGTGTGTCGCAATTCAGAATTGGTGATGTATACCAAGGGTTCTCCTGAATTAATTCTAGAAAGATGTCAATTTTACCACCAGGGCAATGAAATCTTACCCCTAACTGTACAAGAAAGAAATCAAATTCTGCAAACTAATAATCAAATGGCAGCCAACGCTTTAAGAGTGTTAGGTTTTGCCTACAAACCCCTTACAGAGATACCAGCAGCCGAAGAAGAAGAACACACCGAACAAAACTTAATCTGGTTAGGTTTAGTGGGAATGTTAGATGCACCCAGACTAGAAGCCCAAGAAGCTGTGGCAAAATGCTTACAAGCAGGAATTCGTCCAGTAATGATCACAGGAGATCATCAACTGACAGCTAATGCGATCGCACAACAACTAGGCATTGCTAAACCAGGAAATCATATTCTTAGTGGTCAACAATTAGAACATTTATCCCAACCCGAACTCGAACAAGAAGTCGAACAAGTCAATATTTATGCCCGAGTTTCTCCTGAACACAAACTTCGTATTGTTCAAGCTTTACAGAAACAGGGTAAATTTGTCGCCATGACTGGGGATGGAGTCAATGATGCACCAGCCCTCAAACAAGCAGATATTGGCATTGCCATGGGCATTACAGGCACAGATGTAAGTAAAGAAGCCAGTGATATGGTTTTGCTAGATGATAATTTTGCTACTATCGTCGCTGCTACAGAAGAAGGAAGAGTTGTTTACAGTAATATTCGTCGTTTCATTAAATATATTTTGGGTAGCAACATTGGTGAGGTAATTGTGATAGCTACTGCACCGATTATTGGTTTGTCAGGCGTACCTTTGTCTCCTCTCCAAATTCTGTGGATGAACTTAGTAACCGATGGATTACCAGCCCTTGCTTTAGCAGTTGAACCTGCCGAACCAAATATTATGAAACGTCCTCCTTTTAGCCCCAAAGAAAGTATTTTTGCCCGAGGCTTGGGGGCTTATATTGTTCGGATTGGAATTATCTTTTCAATTATTACGATTACTTTAATGGTCTGGGCATATAATTCGGGACAAGAATCAGGTAATCCCAATGCTTGGAAAACGATGGTATTTACTACTCTTTGTCTTGCCCAGATGGGACACGCTTTAGCAGTGCGATCGCATGAACGTTTAACGATTGAAATTAATCCTTTTTCTAATCCTTATTTATTAGCTTCTGTAGTCGTAACTACGTTATTACAGTTAATGTTGATTTATCTTGAACCTCTACGAAAGTTTTTTAATACAGAATTATTAACAGCACAACAGTTATTTATCTGTCTTGGTTTTAGTAGTTTAATTTTTGTTTGGGTTGAATTTGAAAAATTATTTATGCGTTGGTTTAAAAAATAA
- a CDS encoding glycosyltransferase — MSLYSNLLPVPSGILEVASSPVCYTEEIVTSSLQFSLIIPTYNEGENVQEIVKILSQLLDSIIPGEYELIVVDDNSPDGTWKLAQELTIQYPQLRVMRREQEKGLSTAVIRGWQVARGKILGVIDADLQHPPEILLQLWQEMVQGADLAVASRHVEGGGVSEWSVVRRFLSRGAQMLGLIILPEVIGRLSDPMSGYFMVRRDAIVGKPLSPVGYKILIEVTGRGKIRWIGEVGYVFRERQAGASKVTWKQYIEYIQHLLRLRFDLWPVKRFLRFGVVGFSGVFVDLGVFYVLRTVLGLALTRSAILSSEVAIINNFLWNDLWTFGDISSRQKGMGKRIKRLLKFNVVCLTGLVLNVLLVNFLFNVLGVNEYLAKLIAIAAVTLWNFWFNLKLSWRVTDAQK; from the coding sequence ATGAGTTTATATTCTAACCTTCTTCCCGTTCCTTCTGGCATATTAGAAGTCGCCTCATCGCCCGTTTGCTATACAGAAGAAATCGTAACTTCATCCCTGCAATTTTCTTTAATCATTCCTACCTACAATGAAGGGGAAAACGTTCAAGAAATTGTCAAAATTCTCAGTCAATTACTCGATAGTATCATTCCAGGAGAATACGAACTAATTGTAGTAGATGATAACAGCCCTGATGGTACTTGGAAACTGGCACAGGAATTAACCATTCAATATCCCCAATTAAGAGTAATGCGTAGAGAACAGGAAAAAGGATTATCTACGGCGGTTATTCGAGGCTGGCAAGTAGCTAGAGGCAAAATTTTAGGTGTAATCGATGCAGATTTACAACATCCCCCTGAAATCCTGCTACAACTATGGCAAGAAATGGTACAAGGTGCAGATTTAGCGGTTGCTAGTCGTCACGTTGAAGGCGGTGGTGTTAGTGAATGGAGTGTAGTGCGTCGTTTTTTATCTCGTGGCGCGCAAATGTTAGGATTAATTATTCTTCCCGAAGTTATTGGTCGTCTTTCTGACCCCATGAGTGGTTATTTTATGGTACGACGAGATGCCATTGTGGGCAAACCACTTTCTCCCGTTGGCTATAAAATCTTGATTGAAGTAACTGGTAGAGGTAAAATTCGTTGGATTGGGGAAGTAGGTTACGTATTTCGAGAAAGACAAGCAGGGGCGAGTAAAGTTACGTGGAAACAATATATTGAATATATTCAACATTTACTCAGATTAAGATTTGATTTATGGCCGGTTAAAAGATTTTTGCGTTTCGGTGTGGTAGGTTTTAGTGGTGTTTTTGTTGATTTGGGAGTATTTTACGTTTTAAGAACTGTTCTAGGATTGGCTTTAACTCGCAGCGCAATTTTATCTTCCGAAGTAGCGATTATTAATAACTTTTTATGGAATGATTTATGGACGTTTGGAGATATTTCTAGTCGCCAAAAAGGTATGGGAAAAAGAATCAAACGATTACTGAAATTTAATGTAGTTTGTTTGACTGGTTTAGTGTTAAATGTGTTGCTGGTTAATTTCCTATTTAATGTTTTAGGAGTTAATGAATATCTAGCCAAACTAATCGCGATCGCTGCTGTAACTCTGTGGAATTTTTGGTTTAATCTTAAACTTAGTTGGCGGGTTACTGATGCTCAAAAATAG